In Piliocolobus tephrosceles isolate RC106 chromosome 12, ASM277652v3, whole genome shotgun sequence, one DNA window encodes the following:
- the PSMD10 gene encoding 26S proteasome non-ATPase regulatory subunit 10 isoform X1, with product MEGCVSNLMVCNLAYSGKLEELKESILADKSLATRTDQDRRTALHWACSAGHTEIVEFLLQLGVPVNDKDDAGWSPLHIAASAGRDEIVKALLGQGAQVNAVNQNGCTPLHYAASKNRHEIAVMLLEGGANPDAKDHYEATAMHRAAAKGNLKMIHILLYYKASTNIQDTEGNTPLHLACDEERVEEAKLLVSQGASIYIENKEEKTPLQVAKGGLGLILKRMVEG from the exons ATGGAGGGGTGTGTGTCTAACCTAATGGTCTGCAACCTGGCCTACAGCGGGAAGCTGGAAGAGTTGAAGGAGAGTATTCTGGCCGATAAATCCCTGGCTACTAGAACTGACCAG GACAGGAGAACTGCATTGCACTGGGCATGCTCAGCTGGACATACAGAAATTGTTGAATTTTTGTTGCAACTTGGAGTGCCAGTGAATGATAAAGACGAT GCAGGTTGGTCTCCTCTTCATATTGCGGCTTCTGCTGGCCGGGATGAGATTGTAAAAGCCCTTCTGGGACAAGGTGCTCAAGTGAATGCTGTCAATCAAAATGGCTGTACTCCCCTACATTATGCAGCTTCCAAAAACAGGCATGAG ATCGCTGTCATGTTACTAGAAGGCGGGGCTAATCCAGATGCTAAGGACCATTATGAGGCTACAGCAATGCACCGGGCAGCAGCCAAGGGTAACTTGAAGATGATTCATATCCTTCTGTACTACAAAGCATCCACAAACATCCAAGACACTGAGGGTAACACTCCTCT ACACTTAGCCTGTGATGAGGAGAGAGTGGAAGAAGCAAAACTGCTGGTGTCCCAAGGAGCAAGTATTTACAttgagaataaagaagaaaagacaccCCTGCAAGTGGCCAAAGGCGGCCTGGGTTTAATACTCAAGAGAATGGTGGAAGGTTAA
- the PSMD10 gene encoding 26S proteasome non-ATPase regulatory subunit 10 isoform X2 has product MEGCVSNLMVCNLAYSGKLEELKESILADKSLATRTDQDRRTALHWACSAGHTEIVEFLLQLGVPVNDKDDAGWSPLHIAASAGRDEIVKALLGQGAQVNAVNQNGCTPLHYAASKNRHEIAVMLLEGGANPDAKDHYEATAMHRAAAKDT; this is encoded by the exons ATGGAGGGGTGTGTGTCTAACCTAATGGTCTGCAACCTGGCCTACAGCGGGAAGCTGGAAGAGTTGAAGGAGAGTATTCTGGCCGATAAATCCCTGGCTACTAGAACTGACCAG GACAGGAGAACTGCATTGCACTGGGCATGCTCAGCTGGACATACAGAAATTGTTGAATTTTTGTTGCAACTTGGAGTGCCAGTGAATGATAAAGACGAT GCAGGTTGGTCTCCTCTTCATATTGCGGCTTCTGCTGGCCGGGATGAGATTGTAAAAGCCCTTCTGGGACAAGGTGCTCAAGTGAATGCTGTCAATCAAAATGGCTGTACTCCCCTACATTATGCAGCTTCCAAAAACAGGCATGAG ATCGCTGTCATGTTACTAGAAGGCGGGGCTAATCCAGATGCTAAGGACCATTATGAGGCTACAGCAATGCACCGGGCAGCAGCCAAGG ACACTTAG